A window of Melospiza melodia melodia isolate bMelMel2 chromosome Z, bMelMel2.pri, whole genome shotgun sequence contains these coding sequences:
- the LOC134432032 gene encoding interferon-like, which produces ALLLLLTALAGSLACQHLWTPDDTFPGDALRLLQDMAVGHTQPCHLTEPPFFPASLLHNNLQPHQAAATALRILQHLFHTLSSNGTRQHWPSHARNHLLNKLQHHIHHLEQCLPDNAAPFKGPRNPLLAINKYFRDIHLFLHAHNHSACAWDHVRL; this is translated from the coding sequence cctgccaacacctctggacccccgacgacaccttccccggcgacgctctccgcctcctccaggacatggctgtcggccacacacagccctgccacctgacagagccgcccttcttccccgccagcctgctccacaacaacctgcagccgcaccaagccgccgccaccgccctgcgcatcctgcagcacctcttccacaccctcagctccaacggcacccgccagcactggcccagccacgctcgcaaccacctcctcaacaagctgcagcaccacatccaccacctggagcaatgcctccccgacaacgccgcgcccttcaaaggaccacgcaacccgctgctcgccatcaacaagtacttcagggacatccacctcttcctgcacgcccacaaccacagcgcctgcgcctgggaccacgtccgcctc
- the LOC134432033 gene encoding interferon-like: protein ALLLLLTALAGSLACQHLWTPDDTFPGDALRLLQDMAVGHTQPCHLTEPPFFPASLLHNNLQPHQAAATALRILQHLFHTLSSNGTRQHWPSHARNHLLNKLQHHIHHLEQCLPDNAAPFKGPRNPLLAINKYFRDIHLFLHAHNHSACAWDHVRL from the coding sequence gcgctcctgctcctcctcaccgctctggccggcagcctggcctgccaacacctctggacccccgacgacaccttccccggcgacgctctccgcctcctccaggacatggctgtcggccacacacagccctgccacctgacagagccgcccttcttccccgccagcctgctccacaacaacctgcagccgcaccaagccgccgccaccgccctgcgcatcctgcagcacctcttccacaccctcagctccaacggcacccgccagcactggcccagccacgctcgcaaccacctcctcaacaagctgcagcaccacatccaccacctggagcaatgcctccccgacaacgccgcgcccttcaaaggaccacgcaacccgctgctcgccatcaacaagtacttcagggacatccacctcttcctgcacgcccacaaccacagcgcctgcgcctgggaccacgtccgcctc
- the LOC134432139 gene encoding interferon-like — protein MPAPTATAPRLPHAAPALLLLLTALASSLACQHLWTHDDTFPGDALRLLQDMAVGHTQPCHLTEPPFFPASLLHNNLQPHQAAATALRILQHLFHTLSSNGTRQHWPSHARNHLLNKLQHHIHHLEQCLPDNAAPFKGPRNPLLAINKYFRDIHLFLHAHNHSACAWDHVRLEARASLQHLHNLTRTMRH, from the coding sequence atgcctgcgcccacagccacagcgccgcgcctgccgcacgccgccccggcgctcctgctcctcctcaccgctctggccagcagcctggcctgccaacacctctggacacacgacgacaccttccccggcgacgctctccgcctcctccaggacatggctgtcggccacacacagccctgccacctgacagagccgcccttcttccccgccagcctgctccacaacaacctgcagccgcaccaagccgccgccaccgccctgcgcatcctgcagcacctcttccACACCCTCAGCTCCAACGGCACCCGCCAGCACTGGCCCAGCCACGCTCGCAACCACCTCCTCAACAAGCTGCAGCACCACATCCACCACCTGGAGCAATGCCTCCCCGACAACGCCGCGCCCTTCAAAGGACCACGCAACCCGCTGCTCGCCATCAACAAGTACTTCAGGGACATCCACCTCTTCCTGCACGCCCACAACCACAGCGCCTGCGCCTGGGACCACGTCCGCCTCGAAGCTCGCGCCTCTCTACAGCACCTCCACAACCTCACGCGCACCATGCGCCACTAG
- the LOC134432580 gene encoding interferon-like yields the protein MPAPTATAPRLPHAAPALLLLLTALASSLACQHLWTPDDTFPGDALRLLQDMAVGHTQPCHLTEPPFFPASLLHNNLQPHQAAATALRILQHLFHTLSSNGTRQHWPSHARNHLLNKLQHHIHHLEQCLPDNAAPFKGPRNPLLAINKYFRDIHLFLHAHNHSACAWDHVRLEARASLQHLHNLTRT from the coding sequence atgcctgcgcccacagccacagcgccgcgcctgccgcacgccgccccggcgctcctgctcctcctcaccgctctggccagcagcctggcctgccaacacctctggacccccgacgacaccttccccggcgacgctctccgcctcctccaggacatggctgtcggccacacacagccctgccacctgacagagccgcccttcttccccgccagcctgctccacaacaacctgcagccgcaccaagccgccgccaccgccctgcgcatcctgcagcacctcttccacaccctcagctccaacggcacccgccagcactggcccagccacgctcgcaaccacctcctcaacaagctgcagcaccacatccaccacctggagcaatgcctccccgacaacgccgcgcccttcaaaggaccacgcaacccgctgctcgccatcaacaagtacttcagggacatccacctcttcctgcacgcccacaaccacagcgcctgcgcctgggaccacgtccgcctcgaagctcgcgcctctctacagcacctccacaacctcacgcgcacc
- the LOC134432042 gene encoding interferon-like translates to ALLLLLTALASSLACQHLWTHDDTFPGDALRLLQDMAVGHTQPCHLTEPPFFPASLLHNNLQPHQAAATALRILQHLFHTLSSNGTRQHWPSHARNHLLNKLQHHKHHLEQCLPDNAAPFKGPRNPLLAINKYFRDIHLFLHAHNHSACAWDHVRLEARASLQHLHNLTRT, encoded by the coding sequence gcgctcctgctcctcctcaccgctctggccagcagcctggcctgccaacacctctggacacacgacgacaccttccccggcgacgctctccgcctcctccaggacatggctgtcggccacacacagccctgccacctgacagagccgcccttcttccccgccagcctgctccacaacaacctgcagccgcaccaagccgccgccaccgccctgcgcatcctgcagcacctcttccacaccctcagctccaacggcacccgccagcactggcccagccacgctcgcaaccacctcctcaacaagctgcagcaccacaaacaccacctggagcaatgcctccctgacaacgccgcgcccttcaaaggaccacgcaacccgctgctcgccatcaacaagtacttcagggacatccacctcttcctgcacgcccacaaccacagcgcctgcgcctgggaccacgtccgcctcgaagctcgcgcctctctacagcacctccacaacctcacgcgcacc